The sequence CACCTCAATTAGATCAAATTTAATCACCTGGAGATCTGTAATGGGAGGGGATACGTTTAAATAATGGGGGAATCTATCCTGTAGATGAGCTATCAACATTCCGAATTGGGTTCCCCAATCACCAACGTGATTTATTCTCAGCACGTCGTGTCCTAGGTATTCCAGTAATCTTGCGATACTTTCGCCAATTATAGTGGACCTTAAATGTCCAACGTGCATCTCTTTAGCAATGTTGGGACTCGAGAAGTCGACAATAACTTTTTGTTTCATGGAATATGGTGGCAAAGCTTTCCCACACTTCACCAAATTACTCAGTACTATCTGTGCAAATTCTCGTTTcaggaatatatttataaagccTCCACCTGCCACTTCCAATCTATCGATCAAGTTGGAATCCTCTACTTTGGATATTAAACTTTTTGCAACTTCTATCGGTGATGTTCTAGTTCCTAGTCGAATATACATGTGGTTATTAGAACAATACTTTAACATTAACTTCAGAACGTGTAGACTAGTACCGAATTCTCACCATTCTTATTAAGCAATGTTGTAAGCGGCATGGTACTATTACATTGATAATCTCCAAATTTTGGATTATTACTAGTTGTTACAATCACTGGGGGTTCACGTACATCTACAAATGCAGCACGAATGGCTTTTTCAAATATACGATACAATGTATCATATATGCttattacattgtatacaTCCGTTTTCAACTCACTTTGAGTCTTTGATCTGTCAGCTTTGATAGTCtatcaatgaaattaacaaaaagaaaaagatcaGACAAATTACAAGAATGACGAAGTATTCGGTGAAAGTCAAATTTACATCTACATATTATAttggaatatttgaaaaaacataCCCTTTTTAGAATGGCTACTCTATGTTTCAATTTGATGTTTTCTAGTTCCAATTTCGTATATTCATCTCTAGACCCAGTTTGCAATTGAGAATCGTTTTTTGTAATACTCTGctgtaaatattcaatttgctTTTTCAAAGCTGCTATTTCCTCTTCCTATAAAACACAcgtgaatataaaaattataacctAAAACGGTTACAAACTTTTTGTACATctaagaattttatagataataatgaaacaatagtAATAGGCATAATTACTGCTGCAGCCGCCCTTTTATGGAAAACTTCCAAATTCGGCGTAGACATCATGTACATGGAACAATGGAACTCTTATCTTTCCTCAGTTGTACACAAGCACCACTACGCTGCTGGCTCTACGGTAACGTTGCACGATACACTTCACAAgccaatataaatatatatatatatatatatatcgatatTCTGTATCGACACTTAATGTTATCGATCGTTTTTAAGTATCGATACTCGGATacaatagatagaataatggGTTTCTACTTCTGCATATCTCCAGACCGCAGCTCGATCTATTAGCGAGAGTTTatacagaaattttttttgttctgaTTGGTTGGCAATTTACTGGCGCGGCAGAATTACCCTCGCAATCAAAGGAAAAGAGGGAAACCAACGAGTGAGCAAGAAACCATGAAATCAGCTGAACGGTGTCATTAAGAGAGACTAACCAAGGTTTATTATTCATGTGCACAACCGCATATTAGAATTTGAGGAGTAccgttttctgtttcttttcatCGTATCTCGTTCTCTTCCTACAGCATTTGTACGGAGCTGGatgcgcagtaaaatggtggggaaTGTTTGCGAGCCAGCTTAGATAACACGAAAAGTGTGAAGGAGTAGGACCCATTACTGTGTACATACTTggtatacgtatgtatgtacgtatgcgtgtttcataaattgaacaaaaaacGCTGCTAAATGTGTGACGTGCACACaagaaaatatgtacatatgcaTTAAAACATTGAACTCGAtattatctaattaatttctaagaaACGAATTCTTTTATTGTGCTTTTTATACCACTTCGTTAACAACGATGTATTATGcattaaacgatattatttCTCATCCGCATTGACCTTTATACCTATTAACACACCGCTGACCTTTGCTTACAACGAATATAAATCAGCTGATACATTaggaattttattaactttgcTGGTTACTCAAACTCGTACGTTTCACGAAGAGaaattcacatttatcatacaTTGTTAGCATTATCGAATGGCAGTATGTGTATGTTCAAGGTGTCGAGGAACTTTGTACTATTTGTATCATCCTcgtaaacatatttttctcttgttcATTTTCTCGGTGTGCTTACGCATAGTTCCCGATGTCGACAGTTATGTTACGCCGAATATGTTTCTTTGCCAGATCTCTCACCATATTTCGAGTATAGATTAATTGTATGCTCTCGTGGACGCTATTGTAAAATATGGATAACGTGACAGTAAGTATAAGAATCgataagatttttaataaaaacacagtaaagaatattacaaataagtgTCAGATGGGAATTATATGTTCATGGTATTTTTCTTCATCCCTTAGCTTtgttaatggaaatatttgtagCTTAACAATTTAACAGATTATGTATTAGATACTGATGCGCCAAATGTTTTTTCTAGTTCTATATTAACAAGAGGATATGTAAACTAAAAAGAatcaatttacatttatattcatttaagaagaataataaagcattaatggaaacattttttataattttagggAATAATACGTGCCATGTATAGAGGTCTGACTGACAGCTTAAGGGGTGCAGTTGTCTTATTTTATATGGATAAGCGCATCAACGAGAAGTTATATAAATCATCACCATCTAGGACAGATATCCATGGAAAAGATATTGTGCTTGTACATAATCCttcaaaacattattataaccAGTTAAGGTATATATTGTGTACAGAGAAACGTGCGTCTAAAAGTTTGGTATGCACATTACATTATGTTGTGTCTTCAGGGAATCAAAAGTACTAAAGAGAACAATTCAGTGTTGTGCACTGAACGGTGGTGTATTTTGGGCAAGCATACTGATCTTTGAATGTGGCCTACTTCCATTTCTCAAATACTTATTGACCATTATATTTGGTCATTCGCCGGGTATGGGTATGACCGTATGGTCTTGGACAAAACCATTTTTGTCGTTAACATTTGGCACTGTATGGGTACTACCACTATTTCTACTCAGTAGAATAGTCAACAGTTTATGGTTTCAGGTATGAGTTGTTATATGGTTAGAGGGAAaaggatttaataaaaaatgctatatatttgtataccACGCAGGATATAGCGGACAGTGCTTACCGATATAGGCAAGGAAGGCCTTTACTTTTGTCCAGCGTGAGCAAGTTGATAGCAGACACGCTATTCAGTATATTAGTTCAAGCACTGTTTCTGGGCCAAGGAATGCTGGTGTCCAGGTTTCCGTTACCTCTTGTAGGTGATATTCTGGCCTTAGTACACATGTGCCTTTTGTATGCTCTCTATACTTTTGAGTATAAATGGTTCAATATGGGCTGGGAGTTGCACAAACGTTTGAGTTTTATTGAAACCAACTGGCCATACTTTGTGGGCTTTGGCTTGCCATTAGCAGTACTTACCCAACTGCCC comes from Augochlora pura isolate Apur16 chromosome 1, APUR_v2.2.1, whole genome shotgun sequence and encodes:
- the Tank gene encoding EI24 domain-containing protein tank; this translates as MDNVTGIIRAMYRGLTDSLRGAVVLFYMDKRINEKLYKSSPSRTDIHGKDIVLVHNPSKHYYNQLRESKVLKRTIQCCALNGGVFWASILIFECGLLPFLKYLLTIIFGHSPGMGMTVWSWTKPFLSLTFGTVWVLPLFLLSRIVNSLWFQDIADSAYRYRQGRPLLLSSVSKLIADTLFSILVQALFLGQGMLVSRFPLPLVGDILALVHMCLLYALYTFEYKWFNMGWELHKRLSFIETNWPYFVGFGLPLAVLTQLPNSYVISGCVFSILFPVFIVSGNEAEPVTGVCNRPLKLFSPVIAIANTLFNKTIKPATRR